tatatatatatatatatatatatatatatatatatatatatatatatatatatatatatatatatatatatatatatatatatatatatatatatatatatatatatatatatgacttttATTGCCCTACAAGTAATATACGGGAGGGGTTTAAATACCCCGCTTGTAATATACAGGGGAAATTATAATATaacagccatatttgtattttaatgtagGATATTGTGGTGTCCACAAATGTAGGATATTGTGGTGTCCACAAATGTAGTCTCCACGTAAACATACAATATAATTCAATTACACATTAgataattaacaaaatatcGTCGCAGGACTACAGCgatctgaattttttttataacaacAAATTTACGTCAGTTTCTGGTTTGTATGTTGAGTATGATCATCCGTTAGATGACAGAGACTGTACAAATGCTTACACCTAAGTTCCGTGAATTCATTTACTAACGACAACACAGACCGGGTACGTTGCCACGGACCATTCTTTAACCTTCGCGTGGCTATCGTATCAACAACAGCCATTAGTAGACTGGGTCACGTGACGTTGTTATTTCTATTCACTTTCAATGCATTCAAATGGTAGACAATGACAACAAAGCCTTGTCGCCAACAATCAATAGTTTCACCACACACTAGGTAATGCGTGTAGAAAAAAATATTCTCTGGACTAAACGCACTGTTTTGGCTATTTTCACTGACGTCATCTAACCCAGCATGTTTATTACCGTGCGTTATGGAGGTAAGACAGTTAATCCATAAACCTATGTACATCACAAGAATAACAAAACATAGTATATACTCAACttgtatgtgtacgtacgtagtCATAGAATACTTGTATATACAGTGTTTACGATATCAAACTGTGAACAAACTGCAAACAACACATAACTAGAAAACATCTAAGCGTAATCATTTAGGTGGTACAGACGATCGTTTATTTATCGCTGACTACACAGTCTGTGGTGAGAGGAGAGGTATATACCTAGATACCACGTACCACAGTGTTGTTTTATTTCTAAAGATTCCCATAGTTTCATGATCACCTGTCCCAACACTTTTACATGAACTTGTTCCTCAGAGTTCAAGAGTTGGTTTGTATAATGAGATGTAAACTACTTACATTAGGTTTTGTTCACACGTACAAAAACTACTATATACAGACAACAATTGTGGCATAATACAAACACCAAGtatgggtgatacttccatgcaCGAATGGAACTGACTCGACCATGACGTCAAGATATGACATCGGTAGACAACGATACATTGTTAGTGATATAGGTAATAGGCACCATAGTCGTAGTCAATAATATAATGAACCAATTAATGTCTGGCTACATTCTCAGTCAACTTTTATAGTCTTGGCATTtcttataatttatttttatctttcgTAAAGGAAGGGTACGTGTAGTTGTTACGTGAGTCTGTGTGTGACGGTCCGTTTGTCTGTAGACATCACCGTCACATGATAATCCAAAAAACAACCAACCCTGGGCTGCTTGATGGACAATTTGATATTGTTAATAGCAATTTACATTATGGCAGTACACCAAGACGTTATACTAAATAGTGattttaccatggttaccaCGGTTACCACAATAATAGCACCTCAACTTACCGTAGCGATAGGCTAAACCAATAACACAATgttgtgtagtgtgtgataccTCATATATGATACCATAGTGGTTAAACCTGCACTTGCTGTAACTGGCACATGTTTTAATCAAATAAACAGAGATGTGTATTCTctaaaaattggtcagttacttataaaaagacattatatcTGTTAGTgctcaatattatctgtaggtagtcaAGTGGAAAGTTTAAATATTGAGTGAAAGCTCGggtttgaatctgtcaccatgttaaaactgtaatGGTGTAACTTGAGTATCATATTTCGATCAAACaatcacaatatatttactgaaatttattgaataccaataattagacaatgtGCATTTTAATCAGtagtcgatattatccataatcAGTTCAGAAAAATGCTGATATTGTGACCGTCGTTGAGGGCGATCATCTTTGGGTGCGGACCAAAAAATCAACTTGATTTAAGCTAtcgtgtatacatgtacagctacaaaatatacatttacccgttaggtgattcagtactgttacGAGTAAGTTagtgtacctaacacaggtgattaattcaatactgttacgaaatatacaatattacgagtaagttagtgtacctaataaaacattttcagtTACAGATAGTTATTGGAGTCCAATGCATCGGTATTATGTTGTTACGGTATTACGGCAACCCGTTAACGACCATGTGGGACGAATTGATTGAGACACTTTAAACTCACGATAATCATAATGAACCAGTGCATGTCGGTCATTTCCAGTGTTGTCCAGTCATTAGTCTACAGCATAGTATAATTTTCCTATACCTAAGTTGACCTTTCCTATACCTAAGTTGACCAATCATTATTCATCTTATCTGTCTACTGGAAACATATCATTTATAAATTTCTTTCTATTCAGACGCAGAAGAAGCAATTTTCAACCCATACTGCAGGACTATGTTATTATTAGAAAATATCAAGCAACGGTGTCGATGTGGAGAAGATGGTATGTTTTAGACAATATTTAGTTACCtgtaaaggggcacaagctgtgtttatatttgttGGGATGTTTGTGTTCTACTTACTGGTGAACACTTAAACCATCTCTTActattgactgaactcaaacctgggattgggatataacttataaacgatccgatgacgtaatttatcatacgtatgaaaatatataggaactccctactatgcaatcaacagttccaGAACactaattgtaatgtcatagaaggcatacaatgacatatatatatatatattatactagaatagtttaatcatgGGTTTATGTAAGTATTATGTAAGACCCTGTGAATATAGCAATGTAGGTATTATGTAAGACCCTGTGAATATAGCAATGTAAGTATTATGTAAGACCCTGTGAATATAGCAATGTAGGTCAATGGACTGCATTATGGCACAGACAAGTCGTCTTAATTGTCTGTGATTATGGTCACTCATTTTACATCTATAGTATTTACATTAAACATAGCTATACAAAACTATTTCCGAAAAGGCAATTTAGAGCCTGAAATTGTCTTACAGGGATCCAACATCCGGAGCaggactccccccccccccccacacacacacacatagtagGCCACACTACTCTTGAGATCTCCTCCTACCGACGAGTGGCTATTTAATAGATGCACTGACAGTTTAAGTTTATATCAAGATATTTTAATTGAACATTTCAACTCTGTACAGAGTAATTACtaacatagagggcgctatcttGTCAAGGCGTCTAATATTCGAGTCAGAATAATTTAAACTCGGCTAAGGTCCAAGAGCCATAGCGTTTTCCAAATATTCACTATCAGTGATTGGAAGACGGTTCAGTCCATTTCTATTTTGTGAAAAGGGGTGAGAGAGGAGTcacatacattttattgtcatgaTATTAAATCCATCTACCTCCCTGGCCCCTGgccaaatataaaatacatgtaatcgTGTTCTGTAACTAAGCCAGCTTTCTTTCAATTCGTTTTAGTTGAGGTGGACCTGTCAGACAACGAAGGCAACATCAAGTATCTCCATTCAGCAGAATCCCTtcaaaaatatgccaatgaAATCCTTAAAGAAAGGGAAATTTTGATACTTGTTAAAGTTGAAAGTAagtcaaattaaaaaacaaacattcccTCCTATTAtaaggtgtgtgtgtatatatatatatatatatatatatatatatatatatatatatatatatatatatatatatatatatatatatatatatatatatacacacacacacgcacgcacacacacatatatatatacatacatacatacatacatacatacatacatacatacatacatgcatacatacatacatacatacatacatacatacatacatacatacatacatacatatacacacacacacacacacatacatacatacatacatacatacatacatacatacatacatacatacatacatacatacacacatacattaatgTGTTTGACATTTACGAATATCAACGATTGTTAAAGACTTATAGATGATAATGAGAAAGTTGGTTTAATAATTGGatgcaaaatattaaaattaaccATCTCGATAAGAAATGAGTGTATATCTTGGATTTGGATTATTTTAACAAGTTTGCAATGTTTATTGTTTAATTGACCGAATAAAATGGAAACACCAAAGACTTAGTCTGTACTTGTATTActcaataaattaataaaattgtGTCTTTGGATGCATTCATCATTTAAAACATTTGGTTTATTATGATGTTTCAACCTCAAAGAGAAGCAATAGTCTATCATATAGCTGTGTCTATCAATGTATTCTAGGTACATAGCTGTGCCTATCAATGTATTAGGTACATAGCTGTGTCTATCAATGTATACTAGGTACATATCTGTGCCTATCAATGTATTAGGTACATAGCTGTGTCTATTAATGTCTACTAGGTACACAGCTGTGCCTATCAATGTATTAGGTACATAGCTGTGTCTATTAATGTCTACTAGGTACACAGCTGTGCCTATCAATGTATACTAGGTACATAGCTGTGTCTATCAATGTATACTAGGTACATAGCTGTGTCTATCAATGTCTACTAGGTACATAGCTGTGTCTATCAATGTCTACTACATACATAGCTGTGTCTATCAatgtatactacatacatactgtgTCTATCAATGTATACTACACACATAGCCGTGTCTATCAATGTATACTAGGTACATAGCTGTGTCTATCAATGTCTACTAGGTACATAGCTGTGTCTATCAatgtatactacatacatagctgtgtctatcaatgtatactacatacatagCCGTGTCTATCAATGTATACTAGGTACATAGCTGTGTATATTAATGTATACTAGGTACATAGCTGTGTCTATTAATGTCTACTAGGTACATAGCTGTGTCTATCAatgtatactacatacatagctgtgtctatcaatgtatactaggtacatagctgtgtctatcaatgtatactacatacatagCTGTGTCTATCAATGTCTACTAGGTACATATCTGTGTCTATCAATGTTTACTATGTACATAGCTGTGTCTATCAATGTCTACTAGGTACATAGCTGTGTCTATCAATGTCTACTAGGTACATAGCTGTGTCTATCAATGTATACTAGGTACATAGCTGTGTCTATCAATGTATACTAGGTACATAGCTGTGTCTATCAatgtatactacatacatagctgtgtctatcaatgtatactaggtacatagctgtgtctatcaatgtatactaggtacatagctgtgtctatcaatgtatactaggtacatagctgtgtctatcaatgtatactaggtacatagctgtgtctatcaatgtatactacatacatagctgtgtctatcaatgtatactacatacatagCCGTGTCTATCAATGTATACTAGGTACATAGCTGTGTATATTAATGTATACTAGGTACATAGCTGTGTCTATTAATGTCTACTAGGTACATAGCTGTGTCTATCAatgtatactacatacatagctgtgtctatcaatgtatactaggtacatagctgtgtctatcaatgtatactacatacatagCTGTGTCTATCAATGTCTACTAGGTACATATCTGTGTCTATCAATGTTTACTATGTACATAGCTGTGTCTATCAATGTCTACTAGGTACATAGCTGTGTCTATCAATGTCTACTAGGTACATAGCTGTGTCTATCAATGTATACTAGGTACATAGCTGTGTCTATCAATGTATACTAGGTACATAGCTGTGTCTATCAatgtatactacatacatagctgtgtctatcaatgtatactaggtacatagctgtgtctatcaatgtatactaggtacatagctgtgtctatcaatgtatactacatacatagctgtgtctatcaatgtatactacatacatagctgtgtctatcaatgtatactacatacatagctgtgtctatcaatgtatactacatacatagctgtgtctatcaatgtatactacatacatagctgtgtctatcaatgtatactacatacatagctgtgtctatcaatgtatactacatacatagctgtgtctatcaatgtatactacatacatagctgtgtctatcaatgtatactacatacatagctgtgtctatcaatgtatactacatacatagctgtgtctatcaatgtatactacatacatagCTGTGTCTATCAATGTATACTAGGTACATAGCTGTGTCTATTAATGTCTACTAGGTACATAGCTGTGTCTATCAatgtatactacatacatagctgtgtctatcaatgtatactaggtacatagctgtgtctatcaatgtatactacatacatagCTGTGTCTATCAATGTATACTAGGTACATAGCTGTGTCTATCAATGTTTACGGGGTGTCTTAACAAAACTACTTGTTTTTATCTATCTTAGGAAATGAAGACAGCAACAAACCACAGTATGTACCTCTTTTGAATGATGATACCATTGATGCAGCATTTTTAGGTTAGTTCAGTTTAATAAGTCGTAAATCTTTCcaacaaaaaataatgcaaTCTGGAATGTGAACCTCAATCGTCTGCATGGTTGTTCATGATATTCATCGAACTCACTAAACTCATGGATAGTctacattgattgattgattgattgactgactgactgactgactgactgactgactgactgactgactgactgactgactgactgactgactgactgactgactgactgactgactgactgactgactgactgactgactgactgactgactgactgactgactgactgactgactgactgactgactgactgactgactgactgactgactgaccgaccgaccgaccgaatgaatgaatgaatgaatgaatgaatgaatgaatgaatgaatgaatgaatgaatgaatgaatgaatgggtgaatgaatgaatgaatgaatgaatgaatggatggatggatggatggatggatggatggatggatggatgggcgaatcaatgaatcaatgatACATATTGACTATTGACAGCCTCCAAGACGGAAGTGTCATTGAAGATAATAAGTTAATTAATCtttacattattattttcatcaatgaCATCCTTTCCTTTTCTTTATTATCAGCTAAACTATCCAGTCGAGAAAATAATATTGCTTCTCAGAGCAGTAAACGAAAGAAACGTCAAGATGGGTCAGTTAAAATGAGTAGCTCAGGTAATAATAGAGGGCGCTCTGGCTCTAAACAAGGACAGTCTCCAGGCCCAGCCAAATCAACCACACCTACTGGAAGAACAAAAAGGAAATAACATTGGACAATATATAATAGTGATCatcaaaaattatgttttatttgacaATCACACACGGATTACATGGCGAACAAAAGGtcgtaacaaaataaaatacttttgaCATGCAGTAGAATGCAGTTTGTCTGTAACCCGTCTATAACTTAAGTTTCCATAGTGACACTGAAATGCAGTTTGTCTGTAACCAGCCTATAAGTTTCCATAGTGACACTGTGAAATGCAGTTTGTCTGTAACCTgcctataaatgtatatatgtatgtctgtaacCGATCTATAAGTTTGTATCAAGTAATCCAATCGTTAAATGCCATAAAAACTGAGTTGTGAAAATAATTTCAGAATTTTTATTACAGTAATTGTGTACTATGacagaaagtgtacaaatattatACATAGAATTGCTTTCATTATTGTTTTGTGTCTAATTATTAAACCATCAAACTATATGTCTATATACACTATAGACATTATACCATCAAACTATATGACTATATACACTATAGACATTATACCATCAAACTATGTgtctatatatactatagacATTATACCATCAACTATATGACTATATACACTATAGACATTAAACCATCAAACTATGTGTCTATATACACTATAGACATTAAACCATCAACTATATGACTATATACACTATAGACATTATACCATCAAACTATGTgtctatatatactatagacATTATACCATCAAACTATTTGTCTATATACACTATAGACATTAAACCATCAAACTATATGTCAATAGACATTATACCATCAAACTATATGACTATATACACTATAGACATTATACCATCAAACTATGTGTCTATATACACTATAGACATTAAACCATCAAACTATAtgtctatatacactgtagACATTAAACCATCAACTATATGACTATATACACTATAGACATTATACCATCAAACTATGTGTCTATATACACTGTCATTATAGACATTATACCATTAAACTATGTGTCAATAGACATACCATCAAACTATATgactatatacactatatacattataccatCAAACTATATGTCTATATACGCTATAGACATTAAACCATCAAACTGTATGTCTATGTACACTATAGACATTAAAACATCAAACTATGTCTATATACACTATAGACATTATACCATCAAACTATGTGTCTCTGTACACTATAGACATTATACCATCAAACTGTCTATGTACACTATAGACATTAAACCATCAAACTGTGTCTATGTACACTATAGACATTAAAACATCAAActatgtgtctgtgtacacTATAGACATTATACCATCAAACTATATGTCAATATACACTATAGACATAATACCATCAAACTATGTGTCTATGTACACTATAGACATTAAACCATCaaactgtatgtatatacactatCGACATTAAAACATCAAACTATGTCTATGTACACTATAGACATTAAATCATCAAACTATATGTCTATGTACACTATACATATACCATCAAACTGTCTATGTACACTATAGACATTATACCATCAAACTGTGTCTATATACACTAtagacatcaaaacatcaaACTGTGTCTATGTACACTATAGACATTAACCCATCAAACTATGTGTCTATGTACACTATAGACATTATACCATCAAACTGtgtctatatacaatatagacatcaaaacattaaaCTGTGTCTATGTACActatatacattataccatCAAACTATATGACTATGTACACTATAGACACTAAACCAAAATACATGTCAATGTACGCTATATACATTAaattggatgaaggatagcaatagactatatatatatatatatatatatatatatatatatatatatatatatatatatatatatatatatatatatataactcggtgaataTAAATCTGCTAATATCATTCgataccacgttggcatccacaTTCACCTAACGAtaacttgtttattttgtcaCTATGCAGTCTATAGGTAAAGCCACGAccgtaatgtgtgaagataacgtagtgtaaaatcagaacacggtcgtcaggaactagactaattacGACTAGATAGCCATTCTTTGAAAGCTTTGTACGTGACAAAACTATAGCTTTCTTGCTATGTTTATTTCCGCTATTTCCATTTTCTATACTGTGGTCAATAAGGCAATATTCAGATCTCTATTCTCCAATAGATGAACATAAAATGTACTCCACGGCAAAATGGCCTTACCACTCTAAGTAGTACATGCTGTATTGTCAATGATTGAAGGACACTTTCTTTCATAGATCTGAGTGTTTGTtatagtaatttgcatatgaatagaTCACcggatgtttttttttgttctacaGCGATGTTATCTACACGTACCATAAACCTCTACTGCTTCGGCCCTGCATGCATAGAAactacaattatatatatttttgcaaGGAAAGTCTGAAATAATTATATCACTAAATTGTCAACTGGTTGATAGTAACtgtagtgtgtatatgtgtgttgtATCTTCAATCTCACTTCATGCCATCAGTACAAGGCCGAACTGTAGACCACAATAATAGTAGCTACTACAGTCTGgtttaatagggaacttgcaaacatgccatgttgaatgttgcatcatgggaaatgtgataataaatactactCAAATAGTATTgcaaacaataatgttacattgtttttaaccacaaatgatcaattcatagttgtcctgaccattgtgggaggtttattttatggtagctcctgattaggtattacgataaccacagataatcccatagtcctttgcatctgagcatgctcagtctggattgcaagttccctattccaatgttcaatttcaatcaaaccatATAGAATAGAGACGTGTCATTAGTTATTtctacacccccacccccacccccatatatatcatatccacATGCCAGGTTTTTCATCGTGACTTAGACTGGACAGCTAGCGA
This Glandiceps talaboti chromosome 13, keGlaTala1.1, whole genome shotgun sequence DNA region includes the following protein-coding sequences:
- the LOC144445118 gene encoding uncharacterized protein C22orf15-like; its protein translation is MFITVRYGDAEEAIFNPYCRTMLLLENIKQRCRCGEDVEVDLSDNEGNIKYLHSAESLQKYANEILKEREILILVKVERNEDSNKPQYVPLLNDDTIDAAFLAKLSSRENNIASQSSKRKKRQDGSVKMSSSGNNRGRSGSKQGQSPGPAKSTTPTGRTKRK